From Deinococcus sp. Marseille-Q6407, one genomic window encodes:
- the pnp gene encoding polyribonucleotide nucleotidyltransferase produces the protein MLGKTYTTTLGGRELTLETGRLAKLASGAVTLRYGDTLLLVTAQARTEKSILDFLPLTVEFEEKHYAVGKIPGSFSRREGRPGEKAILSARITDRQIRPLFPKGYRHETQVIITVLSADQQNAPDVLGPIGAAAALSISDIPWAGPTACVRVGRVDGGFVINPTAQQLEHSDLDLVVAGTRDAVMMVEAGAQVVAEGDLVDAIEFAHAEMQGVISLIETMRAELGKEKFNYLADDELSPDLVPELAEAARAGGLRAALLTAKKQERSANLKALRDRLIAERVPDSEAEGARERTEELKTAFSKVEKQELRRLILEEDLRADGRDTRTVRPIWIEARPLPRAHGSAIFTRGETQVLGVTTLGTERDELLVDDLTAETDDKFLLHYNFPPYSTGEVKRMGAQSRREVGHGNLAKRAISAVLPSFEEFPYVIRVVGEVLESNGSSSMATVCSGTLSLMDAGVPLKAPVAGVAMGLVMEEGRYRILTDILGLEDALGDMDFKVCGTAEGVTALQMDIKIGGITPAIMREALAQAKEARMHILGKMAEVLPAPRSELSPTAPRIISMRIDPELIGKVIGPGGKQVRELEAMGAQVTIEEDGLVRIFSASGEAAQAVQDRITAVTYQPKVGDEFEGAVVKIAPFGAFINLFPGQDGMLHISQMSEERIEMVEEVLLMGQKVRVKIVNIDDRGKIDLIRPELEGKVPPREPRAPRERRERSDRGPRRERHEHSDRQSDRPQGERGERPRSEWSSQEPSAAAQPASAPAAPTPATPAEQEQKGLDRLSFGPSTTDNQES, from the coding sequence ATGTTAGGCAAGACTTACACGACGACCCTGGGGGGCCGCGAGCTGACCCTGGAAACGGGCCGGCTGGCCAAACTCGCCAGCGGCGCGGTGACGCTGCGCTACGGCGACACCCTGCTGCTGGTCACCGCGCAGGCCCGCACCGAAAAAAGCATCCTGGACTTTCTGCCGCTCACCGTGGAATTCGAGGAAAAACACTACGCCGTGGGCAAGATTCCCGGGAGCTTCAGCCGCCGCGAAGGCCGCCCCGGAGAGAAGGCCATTCTCTCGGCCCGTATCACCGACCGCCAGATTCGCCCGCTGTTTCCCAAGGGCTACCGCCACGAAACCCAGGTGATCATCACGGTGCTGAGCGCCGATCAGCAGAACGCGCCGGACGTATTGGGTCCCATCGGCGCCGCCGCCGCACTGAGCATCTCCGATATTCCCTGGGCCGGGCCCACCGCCTGCGTGCGGGTAGGCCGGGTGGACGGAGGGTTCGTCATCAACCCCACCGCGCAGCAACTGGAACACTCCGACCTGGACCTGGTGGTGGCCGGCACCCGCGACGCCGTGATGATGGTGGAAGCCGGCGCGCAGGTGGTGGCCGAAGGCGACCTGGTGGACGCCATCGAATTCGCGCACGCCGAGATGCAGGGCGTGATCAGCCTGATCGAAACCATGCGGGCCGAGCTGGGCAAGGAAAAATTCAATTATCTGGCCGACGACGAACTCTCGCCCGACCTGGTGCCCGAACTGGCCGAAGCGGCCCGCGCCGGCGGCCTGCGTGCCGCGCTGCTGACTGCCAAGAAGCAGGAGCGCAGCGCCAACCTCAAGGCGCTGCGCGACCGCCTGATTGCCGAGCGAGTGCCCGACAGCGAAGCCGAAGGCGCCCGGGAGCGCACCGAGGAACTGAAAACCGCTTTCTCGAAGGTGGAAAAGCAGGAACTGCGCCGCCTGATTCTGGAAGAGGACCTGCGCGCCGACGGCCGCGACACCCGCACCGTGCGGCCCATCTGGATCGAGGCGCGGCCGCTGCCCCGCGCCCACGGCAGCGCCATCTTTACCCGCGGCGAGACGCAGGTGCTGGGCGTAACCACCCTGGGCACCGAGCGCGACGAACTGCTGGTGGATGACCTGACCGCCGAAACCGACGACAAGTTCCTGCTGCACTACAACTTCCCGCCCTACTCCACCGGCGAGGTCAAACGGATGGGCGCGCAGTCGCGCCGCGAGGTGGGCCACGGCAACCTCGCCAAGCGGGCCATCAGCGCGGTGCTGCCTTCGTTCGAGGAATTCCCCTACGTGATCCGCGTGGTGGGTGAAGTGCTGGAATCCAACGGCTCCAGCTCGATGGCGACCGTGTGCAGCGGCACCCTCTCGCTGATGGACGCCGGCGTGCCGCTCAAGGCCCCGGTGGCCGGCGTGGCGATGGGCCTGGTGATGGAAGAAGGTCGCTACCGCATCCTGACCGACATTCTGGGCCTGGAAGATGCCCTGGGCGATATGGACTTCAAGGTCTGCGGCACTGCCGAAGGCGTCACGGCCCTGCAGATGGACATCAAGATCGGCGGCATCACTCCCGCCATCATGCGTGAGGCACTCGCGCAGGCCAAGGAAGCCCGGATGCACATCCTGGGCAAGATGGCCGAAGTGCTGCCGGCGCCCCGCAGCGAACTCTCGCCCACCGCGCCGCGCATCATCTCCATGCGAATTGACCCGGAACTGATCGGCAAAGTGATCGGCCCCGGCGGCAAGCAGGTGCGCGAGCTGGAAGCGATGGGCGCGCAGGTGACCATCGAGGAAGACGGCCTGGTGCGGATTTTCAGCGCCAGCGGTGAGGCCGCGCAGGCCGTACAGGACCGGATTACCGCCGTGACCTACCAGCCCAAGGTGGGCGACGAATTCGAGGGCGCAGTGGTCAAGATTGCGCCGTTCGGGGCCTTTATCAACCTGTTCCCCGGCCAGGACGGCATGCTGCACATCTCGCAGATGAGCGAAGAACGCATTGAGATGGTCGAGGAAGTGCTGCTGATGGGTCAGAAAGTGCGCGTCAAGATTGTCAACATTGACGACCGCGGCAAGATCGACCTGATTCGCCCGGAACTGGAAGGCAAGGTGCCCCCACGCGAACCGCGTGCGCCACGCGAACGCCGCGAGCGCAGTGACCGTGGCCCCCGCCGCGAACGTCATGAGCACAGCGACCGGCAGAGTGACCGGCCACAGGGCGAACGCGGCGAGCGGCCCCGCAGCGAGTGGAGCAGCCAGGAACCGTCGGCCGCCGCCCAGCCGGCCTCTGCACCGGCCGCCCCCACGCCAGCAACGCCAGCCGAGCAGGAGCAGAAAGGCCTTGACCGGCTGTCCTTCGGCCCCAGCACCACTGACAACCAGGAAAGCTGA
- a CDS encoding esterase/lipase family protein gives MKQTTILIGLTAALLSACGQTPAPSTPQTQGLSDYAQHRAALPGAAASTGPNAPRLNVQRADGQRTDLDHSLPAGALQGQSLEQLDKSVPIILVHGLGGWGDGELLGFNYWGGPGGTVADLRSQGYTVYAASLGPVISNWDRASELFAQIRGGCVDYGAAHSAAAGHRRTDPVKCYPGFYPQWDAAHPVNLIGHSMGGPTSLALVSLLDRGSPADAAGSNLFAGGRAGWVKSVMTISGANSGSPATDQLVSALPLLKDLILSAAALGGGTTTGNSLYDMDMGQWGLRRQAGESLNAYLTRAFQPNSPLWKSEDQAAFDLSVEGAYQQNARLPRSEHTRYFSWASSDTYPGLLTGWHYPRPTMAAPLHITAFPYAWPLPPGLGNLRGTSAKGTVTYGPEWWENDGLVPVYAQHAPLGQSSVAYTGQTTQPGQWYRLGKMEGYDHLDAAGLLTLRDFRQFYRDQAAFLSSLK, from the coding sequence ATGAAACAGACCACCATCTTGATCGGCCTGACAGCGGCCCTACTGAGCGCCTGCGGGCAGACCCCAGCGCCCTCCACACCTCAGACACAGGGCCTCAGCGACTACGCGCAGCACCGGGCCGCGCTGCCGGGCGCGGCGGCCAGCACCGGCCCAAATGCACCCCGGCTGAATGTGCAGCGGGCCGACGGGCAGCGCACCGACCTGGACCACTCGCTGCCGGCCGGCGCACTGCAGGGCCAGAGCTTGGAGCAGCTGGATAAGAGTGTGCCGATCATTCTGGTGCACGGCCTGGGCGGCTGGGGTGACGGCGAACTGCTGGGCTTCAACTACTGGGGCGGCCCCGGCGGCACGGTGGCCGACCTGCGCTCGCAGGGCTATACCGTCTATGCGGCCAGCCTGGGCCCGGTCATCTCCAACTGGGACCGGGCCAGCGAACTGTTCGCGCAGATCAGGGGCGGCTGCGTGGATTACGGCGCGGCGCACTCGGCTGCGGCCGGGCACCGCCGCACCGACCCGGTCAAGTGCTACCCCGGCTTTTATCCGCAGTGGGACGCCGCGCATCCGGTCAACCTGATCGGGCACTCGATGGGCGGGCCTACCTCGCTGGCACTGGTCAGTCTGCTGGACCGGGGCAGCCCCGCCGACGCGGCCGGAAGCAACCTGTTCGCCGGGGGCCGCGCCGGCTGGGTCAAAAGTGTCATGACCATCAGCGGGGCCAACAGCGGCAGCCCGGCTACCGATCAGCTGGTGTCGGCGCTGCCTCTGCTCAAGGACCTGATTCTGTCGGCGGCGGCCCTGGGCGGCGGGACGACCACCGGTAACTCCCTGTACGACATGGACATGGGGCAGTGGGGCCTGCGCCGGCAAGCGGGCGAGAGCCTAAATGCTTATCTAACCCGCGCTTTCCAGCCGAATTCACCCCTATGGAAGTCCGAAGACCAAGCCGCCTTCGACCTGAGCGTCGAGGGCGCCTACCAGCAGAACGCCCGGCTGCCGCGCAGCGAACACACCCGCTACTTTTCCTGGGCGTCCAGCGACACCTACCCGGGCCTGCTGACCGGCTGGCACTACCCGCGGCCCACCATGGCAGCGCCGCTGCACATCACGGCCTTTCCTTATGCCTGGCCGCTGCCGCCCGGACTGGGCAACCTGCGCGGCACCAGCGCCAAGGGCACCGTGACTTACGGCCCGGAGTGGTGGGAAAACGACGGCCTGGTGCCGGTCTACGCCCAGCACGCTCCGCTGGGCCAGAGCAGCGTGGCCTATACCGGCCAAACCACCCAGCCCGGCCAGTGGTACCGCCTGGGCAAAATGGAAGGCTACGACCATCTGGACGCCGCCGGCCTGCTGACCCTGCGCGACTTCCGGCAGTTCTACCGCGATCAGGCAGCGTTCCTGAGCAGCCTCAAGTGA
- a CDS encoding molybdopterin oxidoreductase family protein has translation MSPREALLTCPLDCPDACRLKVTFAPDDTGRERLVKVSGDPQHPFTRGFACAKTVHYPARQNHPGRPLTPLRRVNPKTDPLPQWEAVGWDEALDEIAGQLRRIIAERGAEAILPYHYAGNMGLLEGEHVQTLWRALGAAEIEETICSAAGSAAWEIGYGPLMAPDPLDVPQAELIVLWGINSLSTNTHLTPQLTAARKRGARIVCVDPYRTRTAAFADTHYKLKPGTDAALALGIMHGLFAHGWTDEAFIAGMTEGADELRAEASGWDPARTAAVTGLSETEVLELTRLIGMTRPTYIRLGYGMTRHEFGGAGLRAVSLLPALTGDWRHAGGGAALSTSGAFRLNAARLGGAHLLREGTRTINMNALGDALDPAQGFAATVIYNCNPATVAPDSDRVRAGLTRPDLLVVVLEQAMTETAALADWVLPATTFVEHEDAFTSYGHHWIGYNRAELAPLGEARPNSWIMQQLGRRLGVSEPSLYWTLDDLLAELLDSPHPHLAGITPERLKAEGTVRLNLPAGWRPYAEGAPTESGRIQLSPVPRQQEPQARLTAEYPLRLLTPPAHHFLNSTYGLLDRLNRAEGTEPHVMVHPDDAAAYALADGQLARLVSEQGEVQRRVQVTDAVQPGVAVVEGIWWGSAAPDGKSINTLTAQTLTDLGGGSTFHNTRIRIEPLAPPQLTAQSAD, from the coding sequence ATGAGCCCCCGTGAAGCGCTGCTGACCTGCCCGCTCGACTGCCCGGATGCCTGCCGGCTGAAGGTCACCTTTGCGCCCGACGACACGGGCCGCGAGCGACTGGTCAAGGTGAGCGGTGACCCGCAGCATCCCTTTACCCGGGGCTTTGCCTGTGCCAAAACGGTGCATTATCCGGCCCGGCAGAACCATCCGGGGCGGCCGCTCACGCCGCTGCGGCGCGTCAATCCCAAGACCGACCCGCTGCCGCAGTGGGAGGCGGTGGGCTGGGACGAGGCGCTGGACGAGATTGCCGGGCAGCTGCGCCGCATCATTGCCGAGCGGGGCGCGGAAGCGATCTTGCCTTACCACTACGCCGGCAACATGGGCCTGCTGGAAGGCGAACACGTACAGACCCTGTGGCGGGCGCTGGGCGCCGCCGAGATAGAAGAAACCATCTGCTCGGCAGCCGGAAGCGCGGCCTGGGAGATAGGCTATGGCCCCCTGATGGCCCCCGACCCGCTGGACGTGCCGCAGGCAGAACTGATCGTGCTGTGGGGCATCAACAGCCTCAGCACCAACACCCACCTCACCCCGCAGCTGACCGCCGCCCGCAAACGCGGCGCCCGGATCGTGTGCGTGGACCCCTACCGCACCCGCACCGCCGCTTTTGCCGATACTCACTACAAACTGAAGCCCGGCACCGACGCGGCGCTGGCCCTGGGCATCATGCACGGGCTGTTCGCGCATGGCTGGACCGACGAAGCTTTTATCGCTGGCATGACCGAGGGCGCAGACGAACTGCGCGCCGAAGCGAGCGGCTGGGACCCGGCCCGCACCGCTGCCGTGACTGGCCTGAGCGAGACCGAGGTGCTGGAGCTGACCCGCCTGATCGGCATGACCCGGCCCACCTATATTCGGCTGGGCTACGGCATGACCCGCCACGAGTTCGGCGGGGCGGGCCTGCGGGCGGTGTCGTTGCTGCCGGCGCTGACCGGCGACTGGCGCCATGCCGGCGGCGGCGCGGCCCTCAGCACCAGCGGCGCTTTCCGGCTGAATGCGGCGCGGCTGGGCGGGGCACACCTGCTGCGGGAAGGCACCCGCACCATCAACATGAATGCGCTGGGCGACGCGCTGGACCCCGCGCAGGGCTTTGCCGCCACCGTGATTTACAACTGCAACCCCGCCACGGTGGCGCCGGATTCGGACCGGGTGCGTGCCGGGCTGACCCGCCCGGACCTGCTGGTGGTGGTGTTGGAACAGGCCATGACCGAAACGGCCGCGCTGGCCGACTGGGTGCTGCCGGCCACCACCTTCGTGGAGCACGAGGACGCATTTACCAGCTACGGCCACCACTGGATCGGCTACAACCGCGCTGAGCTGGCCCCGCTGGGAGAAGCTCGGCCCAACTCCTGGATCATGCAGCAACTGGGCCGCCGCCTGGGCGTTAGCGAGCCGTCGCTGTACTGGACGTTGGACGACCTGCTGGCCGAGCTGCTGGACTCGCCGCACCCACATCTGGCCGGCATTACCCCCGAGCGGCTGAAGGCGGAAGGCACCGTGCGCCTGAACTTGCCGGCCGGGTGGCGGCCTTATGCGGAAGGAGCGCCCACGGAGAGCGGCCGGATCCAGCTGAGCCCGGTGCCACGGCAGCAAGAACCGCAGGCCCGGCTGACGGCGGAGTATCCCCTGCGCCTGCTGACCCCGCCGGCGCACCATTTCCTGAACTCGACCTATGGCCTGCTGGACCGGCTGAACCGCGCCGAGGGCACCGAACCACACGTGATGGTGCACCCGGATGACGCAGCTGCCTATGCCCTGGCAGACGGCCAACTGGCCCGACTGGTCAGCGAGCAGGGCGAGGTGCAGCGCCGGGTACAGGTGACTGACGCTGTGCAGCCGGGCGTGGCGGTGGTGGAGGGCATCTGGTGGGGCAGCGCCGCCCCCGACGGCAAGAGCATCAACACCCTGACCGCCCAGACCCTGACCGACCTGGGGGGCGGCAGCACTTTTCACAACACCCGGATTCGCATTGAGCCGCTGGCCCCGCCCCAGCTGACAGCCCAGTCGGCCGACTGA
- the folP gene encoding dihydropteroate synthase, translating to MTLAWPQRPHRLLFRRPLPSLSGVVKNGDCWQLNWTGCAVMGILNVTPDSFSDGGRHATLEAALAQAEQLRQAGALMIDVGGESTRPGSSGVSAAEEIDRVRPVVAALAERGFLISVDTLKAEVAAAALTVGAHLINDVSGLRDPQMVQVCAENGAPACLMHMQGEPRTMQHQPRYDDVVAEVHGYLRGEAERVQAAGVPDILLDPGIGFGKTVDHNLSLLRAVPELTQERWPVLIGASRKGMIGTLTGEQSPARRDPGSLALHLHAARAGAAMVRVHAVAEHVQALQVQAALDAEPLTAGAGQ from the coding sequence ATGACTCTGGCCTGGCCGCAGCGTCCTCACCGACTCCTTTTCCGCCGTCCCCTGCCCAGTCTGAGTGGCGTGGTGAAGAACGGTGACTGCTGGCAGCTGAACTGGACCGGCTGCGCTGTGATGGGCATTCTCAACGTGACGCCTGATTCCTTCAGCGATGGAGGCCGCCATGCCACGTTGGAAGCGGCACTGGCGCAGGCAGAGCAGCTGCGGCAGGCCGGTGCCCTGATGATCGACGTGGGCGGCGAGAGCACCCGGCCCGGCTCCAGTGGAGTCAGCGCTGCCGAGGAGATTGACCGGGTGCGGCCGGTCGTTGCTGCTCTGGCCGAGCGCGGGTTTCTGATCAGTGTGGATACCCTCAAAGCCGAAGTGGCTGCCGCAGCTCTGACGGTGGGGGCGCACCTGATCAACGATGTTTCGGGGTTGCGCGATCCTCAGATGGTGCAAGTCTGCGCCGAGAATGGTGCCCCCGCCTGCTTGATGCATATGCAGGGCGAACCGCGTACCATGCAGCATCAGCCGCGCTACGACGATGTGGTGGCCGAGGTGCACGGCTATTTGCGCGGCGAGGCCGAGCGGGTGCAGGCGGCCGGCGTGCCGGATATTTTGCTGGACCCCGGCATCGGTTTCGGCAAGACGGTAGACCATAACCTCAGCCTGCTACGCGCCGTGCCGGAGCTGACCCAGGAGCGGTGGCCGGTGCTGATCGGGGCCAGCCGTAAAGGCATGATCGGCACCCTGACCGGCGAACAGAGCCCGGCCCGGCGCGATCCGGGCTCGCTGGCGCTGCACCTCCACGCGGCCCGCGCCGGTGCAGCGATGGTGCGGGTCCACGCGGTGGCGGAGCATGTTCAGGCTTTGCAGGTTCAGGCGGCGCTGGACGCTGAACCACTGACGGCCGGAGCTGGCCAATGA
- a CDS encoding acyl-CoA-binding protein: MATEFEQAQQDVNTLSKKPGNDTLLKLYALYKQATEGDVTGERPGGFDFKGGAKYDAWQAQQGKTAEQAQQDYIQLVRELISQDQG; the protein is encoded by the coding sequence ATGGCTACCGAATTCGAGCAGGCCCAGCAGGACGTCAATACCCTGAGCAAGAAGCCCGGCAACGATACGCTCCTCAAGCTGTATGCACTCTACAAACAGGCCACTGAAGGAGACGTGACTGGAGAGCGGCCCGGTGGCTTCGATTTCAAGGGAGGGGCCAAATATGATGCCTGGCAAGCCCAGCAGGGTAAGACAGCAGAACAGGCCCAGCAGGACTACATTCAGCTGGTCCGCGAACTGATCAGCCAGGACCAGGGCTAA
- the folK gene encoding 2-amino-4-hydroxy-6-hydroxymethyldihydropteridine diphosphokinase → MTLAYIALGANLGDPLATLHAALGGLAGLGELQAVSRLYRTAPVGGPPGQPDYLNAVAALETRLAPLALLDALQALEAQAGRTRTVRWEARTLDLDLLLYGGEVLASERLSVPHPRAWERAFVLAPLADLAPDLAHPVSGETVRQALARAGTAGVTAALQSNWPECRTE, encoded by the coding sequence ATGACTCTGGCCTATATCGCCCTGGGCGCCAATCTGGGTGACCCCCTGGCCACCCTGCACGCTGCGCTCGGCGGGCTGGCAGGGCTGGGCGAACTTCAGGCAGTCAGCCGGCTGTACCGCACGGCACCGGTGGGGGGACCGCCCGGGCAGCCGGACTATCTGAATGCGGTTGCCGCGTTAGAGACCCGCCTGGCCCCGCTGGCCCTGCTGGACGCCTTGCAGGCGCTGGAAGCTCAGGCCGGCCGCACCCGCACAGTGCGCTGGGAGGCCCGCACGCTGGACCTGGACCTGCTGCTGTACGGGGGAGAGGTGCTGGCCTCGGAACGCCTCAGCGTGCCGCACCCGCGGGCCTGGGAGCGTGCTTTCGTGCTGGCTCCGCTGGCTGACCTGGCCCCGGATCTGGCGCATCCGGTCAGCGGAGAAACAGTCCGGCAAGCACTGGCCCGGGCCGGGACGGCCGGCGTCACGGCCGCGCTTCAGAGCAACTGGCCAGAGTGCCGGACAGAGTGA
- a CDS encoding EVE domain-containing protein: MAYWLIKSEPDVFSFADLQAARREPWNGIRNYQARNFLRQMRRGDLCLFYHSNARPPGVVGVARVVGEAAPDDLQFDPASEYYDPKSSAEAPRWSMVDIEPAAELPQPVTLDRLREMTAWKDSPLVRPGNRLSVLPVSETEFQAALAAGGPAALPDQKPAMR; encoded by the coding sequence ATGGCCTACTGGCTGATCAAATCCGAACCCGACGTCTTCAGCTTCGCGGACCTGCAGGCGGCCAGGCGCGAACCCTGGAACGGCATCCGCAACTATCAGGCCCGCAACTTTCTGCGCCAGATGCGGCGGGGTGACCTGTGCCTCTTCTACCACTCCAACGCCCGGCCGCCCGGCGTGGTGGGCGTGGCGCGGGTGGTGGGGGAAGCCGCTCCGGACGACCTGCAATTCGACCCTGCCAGCGAGTATTACGACCCCAAAAGCAGCGCCGAGGCCCCACGCTGGAGCATGGTGGACATTGAGCCCGCCGCCGAACTGCCGCAGCCGGTGACGCTGGACCGGCTCAGGGAGATGACCGCCTGGAAAGATTCGCCGCTGGTTCGCCCTGGCAACCGCCTCAGCGTACTACCGGTCTCGGAAACGGAGTTTCAGGCAGCACTGGCTGCGGGAGGGCCGGCCGCACTGCCTGACCAGAAACCCGCCATGCGGTAA
- a CDS encoding ImmA/IrrE family metallo-endopeptidase — MQELASEYAAGLPAPDTGSMILGLGAVLPQIPQIKAVPLGDRDGAYDPEHHLILIDSEASPQRQRFTLAHEISHALLLSDDDLLSDVHDLFEGERLERAIETLCNVGAAAMLMPPALVRDILKRFGPTGRALSELARRADVSASAALYTLAGETEAPVLYAVCGTGRGAGGPLQVKASAASPSFPYSLSSGTPIPPDHPVQEARSSGLPVEVASHLPFRSGRRMPAYVTAYPAGGLVTVAFALGTGQLERVKVAPATTP, encoded by the coding sequence ATGCAGGAGCTGGCCAGCGAGTATGCAGCTGGTCTGCCAGCTCCAGATACTGGCAGCATGATTCTGGGTCTGGGAGCTGTGCTCCCGCAGATTCCACAGATCAAGGCGGTGCCCCTGGGTGACCGCGACGGTGCCTACGACCCTGAACATCATCTGATCCTGATTGACAGTGAGGCCAGTCCCCAGCGGCAACGCTTTACCCTGGCGCACGAAATCAGCCACGCCTTGCTACTTAGCGATGACGACCTGCTCAGCGATGTGCATGATCTGTTCGAAGGAGAGCGCCTGGAGCGAGCCATTGAGACCCTCTGCAATGTTGGTGCTGCAGCGATGCTGATGCCCCCAGCGCTGGTCAGGGATATCTTGAAGCGGTTTGGGCCGACTGGCCGCGCGCTCAGCGAACTGGCCCGCCGGGCAGATGTCAGCGCTTCGGCGGCGCTATATACCTTGGCCGGCGAGACCGAGGCGCCGGTACTGTACGCCGTTTGCGGCACAGGCCGGGGCGCAGGCGGGCCTCTGCAAGTTAAGGCCAGTGCCGCCTCGCCAAGCTTTCCGTACAGCCTATCGTCAGGCACTCCCATTCCGCCGGATCACCCGGTGCAGGAAGCCCGGTCCAGCGGTCTGCCGGTTGAGGTTGCCAGCCATCTGCCTTTCCGTTCAGGACGCCGGATGCCGGCTTATGTCACGGCCTATCCGGCCGGCGGGCTGGTCACGGTTGCTTTTGCGCTGGGCACGGGCCAGCTGGAGCGCGTTAAGGTGGCCCCGGCCACGACGCCTTAA
- the folB gene encoding dihydroneopterin aldolase, whose product MTGQSATGQSATGRVVLSGLEFFARHGVFEAETQLGARFVVDAELVYPFADLNDDLSGAVNYAEAYDLIRQLVTGERFDLIETLTARIARELLTAHPRLEQVTVRVHKPGAPVAGIFRDIYAELTLDRTEPGA is encoded by the coding sequence ATGACCGGCCAATCTGCGACCGGCCAATCCGCAACCGGCCGGGTGGTGCTGTCGGGGCTGGAATTTTTTGCCCGACACGGGGTCTTCGAGGCAGAGACCCAGCTGGGGGCCCGCTTCGTGGTGGATGCCGAACTCGTCTACCCGTTTGCTGACCTGAATGACGACCTGAGCGGTGCCGTGAACTACGCCGAAGCCTACGACCTGATCCGGCAGCTGGTCACCGGAGAACGCTTCGACCTGATCGAAACCCTGACGGCCCGCATTGCCCGCGAGTTGCTGACCGCGCATCCCCGCCTGGAACAGGTCACTGTGCGGGTACACAAGCCGGGTGCGCCGGTGGCAGGCATCTTCCGCGACATCTATGCCGAACTGACCCTGGACCGAACGGAGCCGGGCGCATGA
- a CDS encoding isoprenyl transferase, whose amino-acid sequence MVTRWLSAGQNVKNSLRGAVLSGYEAQLAAQVRSGGAVPQHLGLILDGNRRFAKAAGLQREMGHSIGAEKAHEVLEWCLELGIPAVTIWVLSTDNAGRDPAELSHILNLLRREATQLAVDPRIHSNRVQVQVIGQHDDFPPEVRRALENLEESTAGYTGMRLNIAVGYGGREEIVNAVKCHLYEQAAAGKTLTEVADQLHSADISRHLYTAGIPDPDFIIRTSGEIRLSGFMLWQSVYSEFYFCDVYWPGFRRVDFLRALRDFQGRNRRFGK is encoded by the coding sequence CTGGTGACCCGCTGGCTCAGCGCCGGGCAGAATGTCAAGAACTCGCTGCGCGGCGCCGTGCTGAGCGGCTATGAGGCGCAGCTGGCCGCTCAGGTGCGTTCCGGCGGCGCCGTGCCGCAGCACCTGGGCCTGATTCTGGACGGCAACCGCCGCTTTGCCAAGGCTGCTGGATTGCAGCGCGAAATGGGCCATTCCATCGGCGCCGAAAAGGCCCACGAAGTGCTGGAATGGTGCTTGGAACTGGGCATTCCTGCTGTGACCATCTGGGTGCTGAGCACCGACAATGCCGGCCGTGACCCTGCCGAACTCTCGCACATCCTGAACCTGCTGCGCCGCGAGGCCACCCAGCTGGCGGTGGACCCCCGCATCCACAGCAACCGGGTGCAGGTCCAGGTGATCGGCCAGCACGACGATTTCCCGCCCGAGGTGCGCCGCGCGCTGGAGAACTTGGAAGAAAGCACTGCCGGCTACACCGGCATGCGGCTGAATATCGCGGTGGGCTACGGCGGCCGCGAGGAAATCGTGAATGCCGTCAAGTGCCACCTCTATGAGCAGGCTGCCGCCGGCAAAACCCTGACTGAGGTGGCCGATCAGCTGCACTCGGCCGATATCAGCCGGCACCTCTACACCGCCGGCATCCCCGACCCCGATTTCATCATCCGTACCAGCGGCGAGATCCGGCTCTCGGGCTTCATGCTGTGGCAGAGCGTGTATTCGGAGTTCTATTTCTGCGATGTGTACTGGCCGGGCTTCCGGCGGGTGGATTTCCTGCGGGCACTGCGCGACTTTCAGGGACGCAACCGCCGCTTCGGCAAATAA